GAGAGTTCTTGACGAAGGCCAAAGAGAACATGCAATTGATAGAAGAGCATCAACGGATGCAACAAAATGTAGGTTCGAAGAAATAAATCTTGAGTTTTTTGCGTATTTTTGCATAAAACTCAAGATAAGATGAAAACGTCCTTTTCTATTCGTATTGCTTTTTTCTTTATTCTTTCTTTTTTGGCAGTTTCCTGTCATAGAGATACGGACGCTCTCAACATGACTTTTTCAAAAGTGGAAAAGTGTATGGATCTATGTCCGGATAGTGCTCTAAACCTATTAAAAGGTATTCATGATCCTGAAAAATTGTGGGGTGAGTCACAAGCGACTTATGCTCTTCTGATGACGCAGGCAATGGATAAGAACTATATGAAGTTTAGTTCGGATTCGTTGATTGCATTAGCTCTGAATTACTATACAATAACTCAGACCTCCCCAATAATGTATGCAAAGGCTCTATTTTATCATGGAAGAGTTATGCTTGAATTGGATAAGGAGGAAGAAGCCTTGAAATCTTTTCTTGCGGCAAAAGATGTTTATGAGAGAACTAAGGATCATAAAATGTTGGCATTGATAGCAGAAGAGGTTGGTATGATAAATCGAAAACAGGACTTGTACGATGATGCTTTGACGAATTTTAGGGAAGCACTTACTACATATAAGCAGTTAAAGGATTCTCTTTCGGTTATTAGTGCTAGTTTGAATATTGCTAGAGTTTATTTGTTTAAGTCTGAATGGGATAGCTGTTCCTTATATTATAATAACGCATTAGAAATAGCAGTACAGAAGAATTATTTATCTGAAATTACAATATTGCATGAATTAGGTATATTGTATCGCTCTATGCAAAATTTATCAGAAGCAGAACGTTATTTCTTAGCTGCTTATGAAAAAGAAACAGATGAAGAAAAGAAATATATGGAATGTTTGTCTTTAGGATATTTATATATGCAAATGGGGCAGACAGAAAATGCTAGAAAATATTTAATAATGAGTGCGAACTCTTCTAAAGCATATACGCAGATTAGTGCATACGATTGTTTATATTTCTTGGAAAAAGACATTGATAATTTTGAAGAGGCAATAGTTTATCATGAATTAGCAGATTCCATAACTAATGCTATGGAGGAGCTTAACTCACGAGAGTTAATAGCAAGTTTACAGAAAAAATATGAGAATGAAAAACTACGGAATGATAATTTGCAAATGAAAGTACGATATACGAACTTTATTCTGTGGGGTACGATTGCTTTTTTATTTGTTGTTGCATGTATGTGTTATTATTATTATAAAAATCGGAATAACAAAAAGAAAATAGCCGAGATTGAATTACAGATTCAAGAGAATGAAGAAGAAATAGAACGATACCAGCAGGAAATAGAGGATATTCAAATATCAAAAGATCAGGTGTTAAAGGAAAATCTGATGTTAGAAGAAAATCGTACTAAAGTAGGAGAACTCAATGGAAAGATTGTTCTTTTAACCATGCAGAATAAAACTTTGTCGGAACATCTGAAAGAACTGGGGGGTGAATTAAATGTTGGCATATCTTCAGGCTCATTTATACATGCATTTCGGCTTCTATTGGCAATAAAAGAGGGGACCTTAAGAGGAAAACTTTCTAATGAAGAGCGTCAGAAGTTATTTAGTCTGTTTGATTTGATTTATTGGAATTATGTTAGTCGTTTATTGGAAAGAGCTCCAACTCTTACTAAACATGATCTTGAGATTTGCTGTTTTCTTAAATTTGGTTTGAGTCACGAAGAGCTAAGTTGTATCTTTCATACTACTTCTGATTCTGTAACGAGGGCAAAAGGCAGGCTTAAAGGTCGATTAGGCATTTCTCCGCAAGATGATTTGGACCTTTTTTTGAAGGAATTCTGAGAAATAAAAAATGGATTGTCCGGGTAAATGTTAAATTGATAATTAATAATATGTTGATTAATAGGTTGTTACTTTTCATTAACCTCTTGTAATTTGTCCGGGTTGATTTTTTTGTTTTTTCGAATACATACCGTACTTTTGGCGAAACAAAAAAGCAATATAATTATGAAAGTACGTTTTATTTTATCTTTTCTAGCTGCATTATTTATTGCAGGGAATATGATCGCTATTGAGAGTACAGAACGGGTAGAGAGAAAACTGCCTCTTGTGTTAAAAGGAGAAGTTCCGACTACGACAAGTCGTTCTATTCCTGTAATACCTATTAGTGCGTCTGTTTCTACAGATGATAATATTGTAGAAATCATTTTCACAGTTCCTTTGGGCGAAGTGAAAATACTAGTGGATGGACAAGTACAGGAAGTCTGTCAGGTAACGGCTCCTGGACAAACAACTTCTTTCTCTATAGAAGGATGGGCTCCGGGCGTTTATAAACTAGAATTTAAAGTCGCCGGAGGCGGATACGTATACGGAGAACTAGTAATAGAGTAAATAAGGAACTAGACCTTAACTTTTATATAATGAATAGTCATCATACAGTTGCTATTGGCACTTGGGAAGGTGACAAACAGCAATCTATTGAATATAATTCTTCTATTGCAGTCGGGATTGATTGTCCCCGTGCAAAATTGAGAGTAAGTATTCTATTAGATACAATACAAGAGTATCAGGTGAGATATATCTTTTCTGACGAGGAGATAAGTGAAGCTGTAAATGAGGCTGGGCTTATCATTGGCGCAAGGGGTATAGCCTATGAAGGGGTATTACAACGAAAACCGGTTATTGTAGTGGGGGAATATGGTTTTGGAGGTTTAGTTACTCCAGATACATTGCATGAACAATACAATAATTATTTTAGAGGCAAAATCAATGGAATAAAAGCAGAGTACTTCTCTTTAGAGCGATTAGAAGAAGAAATAAGAAGAGGATTTGCTTTGACATTCCAGGAATTGCAAATGATGTCTAACCAGACAATAAGATTTCTACATAATATATAGACTTTTTGATTTAATAGATTAATGCATAAAGACTGGTTAGGTATGCGGGGGTGCGTGAGTATCCCCGCATTTCGTTTCTTACCGATCCTGATCTTCGTTTGTGATCATTCCTTTATGCTTTTCAGGAAGTGCACTCTCAACAGCAGCATAAGCCTCTGCCATAGTAGCTTTTATGTTTTCCATACCTTTTCCTTTAGGAGGAATAGGGTCATGAATGGTCAGAATCATGCGATGGCGATGTATCCATTTGCCTGTACGTGGCAGGATTTCAAAAGAACCGTCGATTGTAACGGGAACAACTGCCAGCTGCAAGTCATCTGCCAATTGAAACGCCCCTTTTTTGAAATATCCCATGTGTCCGGTGAAAGTACGTGCTCCTTCGGGAAAAACGACTAAGGATACCCCGTCTTTCAGCGAATCTTTTGCTTGCCGAATGGTCTCCAGTACTTTTTTGGGACCGGACCGGTCTACAAAAATGTGTCCTGCACTTTCACATGCTTTTCCTACAAATGGTATCTTACGCAGGCTTTTTTTCATCATCCACTTGAAATTTCTTCCGATGAATCCATAAATAAGAAAAATATCGAAGGATCCCTGATGATTCGGCACAAAGATATAAGAGGTCTTCCCGTGTAATTTTTCACGACCGTGAATCTTTACAGGAATCAACAGAAAAAGACAGATGAGTTGTGACCATATTTTGCCCGGATAGTATCCCCAGAAATGAGCTCCTCCTAGTAAAGAGCCTACAATGGTGACAATCGCTGTAAGAATAGTCAATACCAATAGGATAGGTAAAGCAATACAAATTTGATAAATATAATATAGTATCTTCATGGGGAGTTTATTTTTATATATATGCAAAGATACATGATTATTGGTAAAAAAAGCAGTAGGATACAACATAATCTTTGCGATTATGTTATTTTTGTCTTCTGTTATAGACAGATAATGATATGATACGTATACTACATACTGCCGATTGGCATTTAGGACAGACATTTTTTGGTTACGACCGCGCGGAAGAACATAAGGCTTTTCTTGATTGGCTGGCCGAAGAAATCCGACAAAACGAGATTGATGCATTGGTTATAGCCGGAGACGTGTTTGATGTTTCCAATCCTTCTGCTGCGTCTCAGCGCATATATTATGAGTTTATTTATCGGGTGACTGCGGAGAATCCGAAACTGCAAATTGTGATTGTTGCCGGTAATCATGACTCTGCGGCGCGTTTGGAAGCTCCTCTGCCTTTGTTGCAGGCGATGCGGACGGAAGTCAGAGGGGTAGTGCGCAAATTGGAGGGCGGAGAGATTGACTATGATCATTTGACAATAGAATTGAAGAATAGAGAAGGGGAAGTAGAAGTACTTTGTATGGCTGTTCCTTTTTTGCGGCAGGGAGATTATCCGGTAGTGGAGACAGAAGGGAACCCATATATGGAAGGAGTTCGCGAACTTTACGCGCGACTTTTACAAAGGTTGTGGGCACGCCGGAAAACGAATCAGGCTATTCTCGCTGTCGGTCATTTACAGGCTACCGGATCAGAGATTGCCGAGAAGGATTATAGCGAACGGACAGTGATTGGTGGTTTGGAATGTGTATCACCCGATACTTTTTCGGAAAAGATAGCGTATACGGCTTTAGGACATATCCATAAAGCACAGCGGGTATCCGGCAGGGAGAATGTAAGATATGCCGGAAGTCCGATTCCTATGTCTTTTGCCGAGAAGCATTATCATCACGGGGTGGTGATGGTGATTTTAGATGAAGGCTGTGCGGTTGATATCAGAAGGATAGAGTGTCCACAATCCATACCTCTTATCAGTGTGCCGGGTGGAGAGGCTGCTTCACCGGAAAAAATAATAGAAATATTAAGAGATTTACCGGAGGTGGATGGAGAAGCTCCTTATCTGGAAGTCAAGGTTTTGCTTGAAGAACCGGAACCTATGCTTCGTCAGGAAATAGAAGAGGCATTGGCTGGTAAGAAATATCGTCTGGCACGTATCGTTTCTGCTTATCGTCAGGAAGAAAGAGTGGAAAAGGAGGTTGATGGCTGGAAAAAGGGATTGCAGGAAATGTCTCCGTTGCAGATTGCGCAATCTGCATTCGAAAAGGTTTATCAGGCGGAAATGCCTGCCGACCTGACTGATTTATTCCAGGAAGCATATATTTCCGCAACTCGTAAAGAAGAGGAGGAGGGAGAATGAAAATTATAGCAATAAGATTGAAGAATCTGACTTCGATAGAAGGCAGTGTTGAAATAGATTTTACGATGGAACCGTTATCTTCGGCTGGTATATTTGCAATTTCCGGTGCTACAGGAGCGGGAAAGTCGACTTTGTTGGATGCTCTGTGTCTGGCATTATATGACAAGGCTCCTCGTTTTGCGGCTTCGGTGGAGAGTATCAATCTGGCAGATGTGGGAGATAACCAGATCAATCAGTCGGATGTGAGAAATCTGCTTCGTCGGGGGACGAGTGACGGATATGCGGAGGTCGATTTTCAAGGAGTGGACGGACATCGATATCGTTCCCGGTGGTCGGTCAGACGGACAAGGAATAAGGCGAGCGGTTCTTTACAGCCTCAAGTGCTGGAGGTGAAAGATTTGGATACGGAAAAAGAATTTCAGGGAACGAAGAAAGAATTGCTGGCACAGTTGGTAGAGTTGGTCGGTTTGACGTATGAGCAATTTACCCGTACCGTATTGCTGGCACAAAACGACTTTGCAACTTTTCTGAAATCCAGAGGGGCGGCGAAAGCGGAACTACTGGAGAAGTTGACGGGAACAGGTGTTTATTCCCGCATCTCTCAGGAGATTTTTGCCCGGAATAAGGCTGCACAAGAAGAGGTGACGATGATTCAAAGTAAGATGAGTGTGATTGAGTTGTTGCCGGAGGAAGAACTTTTAACCTTGCAGAATGAGAAAGAACAGTTGGTTGAGAAACGTGCGGCAGGGATTAAATTGCTGGCAGAACTGAATGCGCAATTGAATGTGGTCCGTTCATTGAAAATGCAGGAAGCTCTTTGGGTGAAAAAGCAGCAGGAAGAGCAGGAGGAACTGAATAAACAAAAGAATCTACAGGATGCTTTGGTTGTTCAGGAAGAAGGACTGATTCATTTTAAAGCGCAGTGGGAAGCGATACAGCCGGATTTGAAAAAGGCACGTCAGCTAGATGTACAAATACAGTCGCAGCAGGCGGGGTATATACAGTCTCAACAAATTTTGCAGGCTGCCCGTCAGCAGGTGGCGGATCAGGAGAAGAAATCTGCATCTGCGATAGAGCAGTTACGGATCTCCTATCATTCTTTGAGTCGTCTGTTGAATCGTACAGATGTGGAGTCACTGCAGCTGGAACAGATTGAAGTCATCCTTAACGAGGAAAAGGATACATTGGAAACATGGACAAAAGTGAATGAAGAACGCCTTGGCCGGTTAAATTCTTTCGGTTATCCTTCTTTGGTAGATGAGCAGGGTAAGATTCAAAAAGAACTGACGCGCTTGCAGAATATAAAGAAATTGACTGAAGAACAATCGAAGTCGAAGCAGGATATAGAGAAACTGGAAAAGGAAGTGACTGTTTGTACACAGCAGTTGGCAGAGCAGGATACTGTAGTTAAAGCCTTGCAGCGGCTTTATGAAAATGCCCGTATGGCGGTAGGAAAGGATGTGAAAGCATTGCGTCAGCAGTTGCAGGAAGGGGAGGCTTGTCCGGTTTGTGGAAGTACGACACATCCTTATCATCGGGAACAAGAGGTAGTGGATACTCTTTACCGGAATATGGAACAGGAATATAATACCGCAGTGTCTGCTTATCAGCAGATAAATAATCGCAGCATTGCCCTGCAACGAGACTTAACCCATCAAAGAGCAACTGAGGTACAGATAAAAGAACAGTTGTCCGTTTTGCAACAAGAAGGATTGCCGGCTGGAGAGGAAGATCAGATACAGAATCGGTTAAATGAGTTGGCGGAACGTATTTCAGCTTATCAGCATCTGTATGCGGAATGGCAGCAGAACGATGAGAAAATAAAGAAATTGCGGACATACTGTGATGCTCTGCGTGAGAATGTCTCGCAGTGTCGTTTGGCTGCGCAAAAGGTATCAGCCGCTAAAGAACAGTCGGCTATTTTACAGAAAGCAGCTATTGATGAGCAACAAAGATTCGAAGTGATCGCTAAAGCGTTGGATGCACTCCGACAGGAACGTTCTTTGTTATTAAAAGGGAAGAGTGCGGACGAAGCTGAGGCTGCTGTTGCCCGAAGAGAAAAAGAATTGAATGAGGCGTTGGAAAAGGCTCGTAAACAAGTGGAGGGAGTACAAAATCATCTTTCCGGTCTGCAGGGAGAAATGAAACAATTGTCCGTTGTCATTGAAGAACTTCGGGAGCAACAGAAAGGTATCGAACTTCCGGATCAGCTTCCTCAGACTATAGCGAAACAACAGGAAGATAATCTTAATACGGAACGTGCGCTGTCGATTGCGGAGGCACGTCTGTTGCAGCAGGCAAAGAATAAAACAATCTTTGAGCAGATAACCAAGGAGCTTACCGAAAAGCAGGCAGTTGCCGTACGTTGGGCTAAATTGAATAAATTGATTGGTAGTGCCGACGGTGCGAAATTTAAAGTCATAGCCCAAAGTTATACTTTAAATCTGTTATTGCTCCATGCCAACAAACATTTGGCTTATCTTTCCAAGCGGTATAAGTTACAGCAAGTCCCCGATACACTGGCGCTTCAGGTGATTGATTGCGATATGTGTGATGAGATACGTACGGTATATTCGCTTTCGGGAGGTGAATCTTTCCTGATTTCACTGGCACTTGCATTGGGCTTATCTTCGCTTTCGAGCAATAATCTGAAAGTAGAATCCCTGTTTATCGACGAAGGATTCGGCTCGTTGGATGCTGACAGTCTGAGAACAGCCATGGAAGCTTTGGAGCAGCTACAGATGCAGGGACGGAAAATCGGAGTCATTTCCCATGTACAGGAAATGAGTGAACGTATTTCAGTTCAGGTGCAGGTACATAAGAAGATCAATGGAAAAAGCGTGCTTACTGTCGTAGGGTAAGCACCGTTATTTCCGGCCATGCACCGAAGCGGAAAGGAAGTCCGACATAGCCGATGCCTTCATTTACGTACAAACCACGTGTTCCTTCCAGATACATCCCGCTCCATTCGGGATAGATGTAAGAGGAAGGAGAATGATTACCGAATTTTAACTGCATGGCGTGGGTATGCCCTGCCAGCATTAAATCGATGTATGTTTGTGGAAGTACTTCCCGTCTCCAGTGGGTAGGGTTATGGCTTAAAAGTATCTGGAACATTCCTTCGGTTCCCCGCATCGCTTCGGGGAGATCAGCATATTGGGAGAAAGGCGGTTCTCCTTCGTTTTCAACTCCAATAAGGGCGATACTGTCGCTGCCCTGAATCAGAATCGTATGAGAATTATTCAATAACTTCCAGCCCATAGCGGCTTGTCTTTGCAGAAGATCGTTCAGATTATCATCTTGCTCATCTTTGCTTTTCCAGTGGAAATAAGGACCGTAATCATGATTCCCTAAAATGGAGTAGACTCCATCTTTGGCTTTCAGTCCGGCCAGTATATCTTGAAAATCATTCAGTTCGACTGCACGATGATTAACCAGATCACCGGTAAAGACGATAAGATCGGCCTGTTGCTCATTCACCAGTTTTACTAACTTCTGAATAGCGGAAGCATTTCCCTGCCAACTTCCGATGTGAATATCCGACAGCTGAACAATACGGTATCCATCGAAAGCCGATGGAAGCTTGGGCGAGGAATAAGTTACCTCTTTGACGTCAAACTGCGTGCGTCCGATAAAAGACCCGTAGATGATCATTACGATAGAAATCACGGCTAATGTCAGTCCGGTACAGATAAAGGGAGTTCGGGGCCACCGTAGCCATTTGTGGAAAGGTACCCCGATAATCGTGCAGAGAGACAGCAATAGTTTAGGAGCCGTAAACAGGAAGAAAAAGATGGAAAACCATCCAATAGCCTGTGTATGGCGTTCGGCAAAGGCGTTATTGGAGAAGTAAACCAGATAAAGTAATCCTGCGGATAGCAGGAAAGCAGGCAGCCAGTAGAGGATTCTCAGCCAGCGTTTTGCCGTCAGATGAACGATAAATCTGAGATACAGATAAATGTCCGGTAGAATAAGGAAAATAAGTAAAAATATAAATAGGCGTTGCAACATAACAGCACGGATATTAAATTTTTAGTTGAAATAGGCGAAGCAGCTGACTCTGGTCAACTGTCTATGATTTTAAGTTCGTCCAGGTTCTTCTTGATTTCCTGAATACGGTTCAGGAATTTCTTGCGATAAATCCACAAGATCAGCCCCAGGCCAGCTCCCCAAAGCAGGATAAAAAATAGAATGATGGCTATCCCATATTGCCATATCTGCCAATAAATAAATGAGAGTACCGCCAGTATAAGGAGGAAAGCAGTGGCAATCAGACGTTCCCGGATCATCCACCGATGGATACGGTTGACACGGCTGATCACTTCTATCAGAGGCATTTCGTCCACTTTCGTCTGTTGTAGAAAACGGGTGGTGGTGATGTCCCAGTATAGTGCGGGAATCCACGATAGAATGATAATGATATAGATCGGATTCAGTCTGCCGTGCAACAGGACTTCCAGCAGGAATAAGACCAATACCGGCAAAGAAATCAGGATGAGTTTGATATTCAGCCGGGCAATGGCATGGATACCTTTGTCTGCATGTCCTATCAGTTTGCCAAGTTCTTCCTCTTTGATCAGCTCCTTATCTTTTAAGTGCTCATCCAGGGCATTCCATGATTTTTTCAGTTCTTCCAGTTCCATATATGATTACTCCTTTTTCATTTTTTTTAGTTTGTCTTTGATACGGCTCAGTTTGGTAGCCACATTTGTCACCGTCAGTCCGGTGATCTCCGCAATATCTTCGTAACTTTTATCTTCAAGATAAAGCAGGATAATTGATTTGTCGAGTTGTCCCAGTTGATTGATCATTTGATAAAGTTGCCTCAGCATTTCGTGGATCGGGTCATGTTCCTCTATTATCCAGTCCGCTTCGCGGGTGAGGGTAACGATTTCCGGTACATTCTTTTCTTTGCGGAAAAAGCTGATACACGTGTTCAGGGCGATGCGGTAAATCCATGTGGACATTTTGCATTCTCTTCTGAACTTGGGATAGGCTTTCCAGAGGTTGAGTATCACATCCTGATAGAGGTCATTGAGCGGGGCGTTAGGATTGGTATATAAGTAACATACCTTGTAGATCACCCGTTCATATTCGCGGATGACCGATAAGAACTCCTGTTCAATAGGGTTGGTTGCCTCTATTGTTCGTTCTCTCATGAATTAAATGGGTTACTTTTCTGGTTAGTTAGTCGTGCGAAAAGGAGAAAAATCACAAGTAAACGAAAGTTATTGCAGATTGGCAGCCAGGAATTTTCGCATTTCCTCCGTACTTTTTCCCCGACGGCGGGCATAGTCTTCGAGCTGGTCTTCTCCTATCTTTCCGACAGAGAAGTATTCGGCAGCCGGATGGGCAAACATCAGTCCGCAGACCGAAGCATGAGGGTACATGGCACCATTCTCGGTCAGCGTGATTCCTATCTGTTTCATATCCAGCAGTTCGTCCAACAGGAAATTGATGGATTGATCGGGCAGGGACGGGTAGCCTACGGCAGGGCGAATCCCTTGATATTTCTCGACCAACAGATCGGGCATTGACAGAATTTCATCTTTGGCGTATCCCCACGCTTCTTTGCGTACATATTCGTGCATCTTTTCCGTAGCAGCTTCTGCCAGACGGTCGGAAAGAGTCTGGACGAGTAAATGCTTGTAGGGATCTTGCTCGTACAGGCCTTCCATATCTGCATCTATGCAAGAAGCAAAGGCACCTATTGTATCCGGAATGCCGGAAGAAAGAGGACGGATAAAGTCACTCAGACAAAAGAACGGACTTCCGTCCCGTTTAGGCGTCTGCTGGCGGAGCAAAGGGAAAACTAGGAATTGATCGGTTTCTTTTTCAATCACCAGGTTATCTCCGTCCGAGTTTGCTTTGCAAAGTTTGAAGATAGTTCTCACTTCATAATCCTTGTCAAGTAAATCCAGCATCCGGTTGGCTTCCTTAAACAGTTGCATAGCTTCGGAAGCCTTGTTGCGGTCTTCTTCCGGAAAAGTAGTCAGCCACGAGGCACGACAGACATCGCAACCGTGAATGTTGGCGATCGCTGCGAAACGAGGTTGGAATCCCCATGCATGGAAAAAGTAAATCCAATTGATGTAGGGGGCGACGTTATGTATCTTATAAGATAAAATCATATGTTTATAAGTGACGAGTTGCTGTTTATCTGAATCTTAACTCCTGTCCACGATAATTCTCGTCAATGGTTCCGTTGTTATATAACAGATGACCGTTCACAAATGTTTTTTCTACCTTCCAGTGGAAAGTATGACCTTCCAGCGGGCTCCATTTACATTTGCTCAGGATGCAGTCTGTGGTAACAGTCCACTCACTGTCGGGGCGAACCAGAACCAGATCCGCTTGATATCCTTTCCGGATAAATCCGCGATTGCGTATCTCGTACATTTGTGCAGGGGCATGGGACATCTTCTCTACTACCTTTTCGATGCTGAAAGCACCCTTGTCTGCCAATTCGAGCATACTGACCAAAGAGAATTGTATGGTCGGCATGCCGGACATGACTTTTAATGCGCCCCCTTCTTTTTCGCTCAAGGAGTGCGGAGCATGGTCGGTCGCAATAGCGTCGATCAGACCGCTGTTGACTGCCTCCTGCAAAGCCTTCCGGTCTTCTGCCGTTTTGATGGCAGGATTACATTTGATGCGCGCTCCTAAGGTCTGATAATCTTCTTCGGTAAAAATTAGATGAGACACACACGCTTCGGCGGTAATACGCTTCTCTGCCAAAGGTGCTTTGGAGAATAAACTCAGTTCTTTGGCAGTAGAAATATGCATAATATGCAGACGCGCATTGGTCTCGCGTGCCAATTGTACCGCCAAAGCGGAAGAACGGTAGCAAGCCTCTTCCGAGCGGATGACCGGATGAAGTGCCAAAGGTACATCGTCACCATATTCTTTTTTATATTTATCCGTATTCTCTTTGATGATTCCCTGATCTTCACAGTGTGCTGCAATCAGTAAATCCGTACCTCCAAAGATGTTGCGCAGACTTGCCATCCGGTCTACCAGCATATTTCCCGTACTGGAACCCATAAATAACTTCACTCCACATACCCGGTTTTTGTCCAGCTGACTGAATAACGGATAATTATTGTTAGTCGCTCCGAAATAACAGGAGAAGTTGACAGATGATTTTTCCGCCAGCAAAGCCAGTTTGTCATTCAGTGCCTCCAAAGTTGTGGTCTGAGGATTTGTGTTCGGCATATCCATAATCGAGGTAACTCCTCCGGCTGCCGCGGCATGGCTTTCCGTTGTGATATCTGCTTTATGAGTCAGCCCCGGATCGCGGAAATGTACGTGCTCGTCAATAGCCCCCGGCAAAAGATAACAGCCGGATGCGTCAATCGTTTCGTCACAAGGCATGGCAGCCTCTTGTCCGTCAACTAAGATCTCAGCAATCTTCTCACCTTCAATAACAACAGATCCCGGAACTTTTCTTCCTTCGTTGACAATTACGGCGTTTTTTATCAGTATACGTTTCATTTCTTTTGCGGGAATTTATGGAACCAACTATTTATTTTTAACTTGATCACTCCGAATATGGCTTCTCCAAAGATACTGCTGTTCATCTTGGAGGTTCCCAACTCACGGTTAATGAAGATGACGGGGACTTCTATGATCTTGAATCCGC
This sequence is a window from Bacteroides thetaiotaomicron VPI-5482. Protein-coding genes within it:
- a CDS encoding tetratricopeptide repeat protein codes for the protein MKTSFSIRIAFFFILSFLAVSCHRDTDALNMTFSKVEKCMDLCPDSALNLLKGIHDPEKLWGESQATYALLMTQAMDKNYMKFSSDSLIALALNYYTITQTSPIMYAKALFYHGRVMLELDKEEEALKSFLAAKDVYERTKDHKMLALIAEEVGMINRKQDLYDDALTNFREALTTYKQLKDSLSVISASLNIARVYLFKSEWDSCSLYYNNALEIAVQKNYLSEITILHELGILYRSMQNLSEAERYFLAAYEKETDEEKKYMECLSLGYLYMQMGQTENARKYLIMSANSSKAYTQISAYDCLYFLEKDIDNFEEAIVYHELADSITNAMEELNSRELIASLQKKYENEKLRNDNLQMKVRYTNFILWGTIAFLFVVACMCYYYYKNRNNKKKIAEIELQIQENEEEIERYQQEIEDIQISKDQVLKENLMLEENRTKVGELNGKIVLLTMQNKTLSEHLKELGGELNVGISSGSFIHAFRLLLAIKEGTLRGKLSNEERQKLFSLFDLIYWNYVSRLLERAPTLTKHDLEICCFLKFGLSHEELSCIFHTTSDSVTRAKGRLKGRLGISPQDDLDLFLKEF
- a CDS encoding DUF3244 domain-containing protein; translation: MKVRFILSFLAALFIAGNMIAIESTERVERKLPLVLKGEVPTTTSRSIPVIPISASVSTDDNIVEIIFTVPLGEVKILVDGQVQEVCQVTAPGQTTSFSIEGWAPGVYKLEFKVAGGGYVYGELVIE
- a CDS encoding polysaccharide deacetylase, which codes for MNSHHTVAIGTWEGDKQQSIEYNSSIAVGIDCPRAKLRVSILLDTIQEYQVRYIFSDEEISEAVNEAGLIIGARGIAYEGVLQRKPVIVVGEYGFGGLVTPDTLHEQYNNYFRGKINGIKAEYFSLERLEEEIRRGFALTFQELQMMSNQTIRFLHNI
- a CDS encoding lysophospholipid acyltransferase family protein — protein: MKILYYIYQICIALPILLVLTILTAIVTIVGSLLGGAHFWGYYPGKIWSQLICLFLLIPVKIHGREKLHGKTSYIFVPNHQGSFDIFLIYGFIGRNFKWMMKKSLRKIPFVGKACESAGHIFVDRSGPKKVLETIRQAKDSLKDGVSLVVFPEGARTFTGHMGYFKKGAFQLADDLQLAVVPVTIDGSFEILPRTGKWIHRHRMILTIHDPIPPKGKGMENIKATMAEAYAAVESALPEKHKGMITNEDQDR
- a CDS encoding exonuclease SbcCD subunit D, with the translated sequence MIRILHTADWHLGQTFFGYDRAEEHKAFLDWLAEEIRQNEIDALVIAGDVFDVSNPSAASQRIYYEFIYRVTAENPKLQIVIVAGNHDSAARLEAPLPLLQAMRTEVRGVVRKLEGGEIDYDHLTIELKNREGEVEVLCMAVPFLRQGDYPVVETEGNPYMEGVRELYARLLQRLWARRKTNQAILAVGHLQATGSEIAEKDYSERTVIGGLECVSPDTFSEKIAYTALGHIHKAQRVSGRENVRYAGSPIPMSFAEKHYHHGVVMVILDEGCAVDIRRIECPQSIPLISVPGGEAASPEKIIEILRDLPEVDGEAPYLEVKVLLEEPEPMLRQEIEEALAGKKYRLARIVSAYRQEERVEKEVDGWKKGLQEMSPLQIAQSAFEKVYQAEMPADLTDLFQEAYISATRKEEEEGE
- a CDS encoding AAA family ATPase; the protein is MKIIAIRLKNLTSIEGSVEIDFTMEPLSSAGIFAISGATGAGKSTLLDALCLALYDKAPRFAASVESINLADVGDNQINQSDVRNLLRRGTSDGYAEVDFQGVDGHRYRSRWSVRRTRNKASGSLQPQVLEVKDLDTEKEFQGTKKELLAQLVELVGLTYEQFTRTVLLAQNDFATFLKSRGAAKAELLEKLTGTGVYSRISQEIFARNKAAQEEVTMIQSKMSVIELLPEEELLTLQNEKEQLVEKRAAGIKLLAELNAQLNVVRSLKMQEALWVKKQQEEQEELNKQKNLQDALVVQEEGLIHFKAQWEAIQPDLKKARQLDVQIQSQQAGYIQSQQILQAARQQVADQEKKSASAIEQLRISYHSLSRLLNRTDVESLQLEQIEVILNEEKDTLETWTKVNEERLGRLNSFGYPSLVDEQGKIQKELTRLQNIKKLTEEQSKSKQDIEKLEKEVTVCTQQLAEQDTVVKALQRLYENARMAVGKDVKALRQQLQEGEACPVCGSTTHPYHREQEVVDTLYRNMEQEYNTAVSAYQQINNRSIALQRDLTHQRATEVQIKEQLSVLQQEGLPAGEEDQIQNRLNELAERISAYQHLYAEWQQNDEKIKKLRTYCDALRENVSQCRLAAQKVSAAKEQSAILQKAAIDEQQRFEVIAKALDALRQERSLLLKGKSADEAEAAVARREKELNEALEKARKQVEGVQNHLSGLQGEMKQLSVVIEELREQQKGIELPDQLPQTIAKQQEDNLNTERALSIAEARLLQQAKNKTIFEQITKELTEKQAVAVRWAKLNKLIGSADGAKFKVIAQSYTLNLLLLHANKHLAYLSKRYKLQQVPDTLALQVIDCDMCDEIRTVYSLSGGESFLISLALALGLSSLSSNNLKVESLFIDEGFGSLDADSLRTAMEALEQLQMQGRKIGVISHVQEMSERISVQVQVHKKINGKSVLTVVG
- a CDS encoding metallophosphoesterase: MLQRLFIFLLIFLILPDIYLYLRFIVHLTAKRWLRILYWLPAFLLSAGLLYLVYFSNNAFAERHTQAIGWFSIFFFLFTAPKLLLSLCTIIGVPFHKWLRWPRTPFICTGLTLAVISIVMIIYGSFIGRTQFDVKEVTYSSPKLPSAFDGYRIVQLSDIHIGSWQGNASAIQKLVKLVNEQQADLIVFTGDLVNHRAVELNDFQDILAGLKAKDGVYSILGNHDYGPYFHWKSKDEQDDNLNDLLQRQAAMGWKLLNNSHTILIQGSDSIALIGVENEGEPPFSQYADLPEAMRGTEGMFQILLSHNPTHWRREVLPQTYIDLMLAGHTHAMQLKFGNHSPSSYIYPEWSGMYLEGTRGLYVNEGIGYVGLPFRFGAWPEITVLTLRQ